A window of Rhipicephalus microplus isolate Deutch F79 chromosome 8, USDA_Rmic, whole genome shotgun sequence genomic DNA:
AAGGCGGCATACATTTCAAGCTTTAGTTCTCAACAAGCCATAGCTGCATTTTCAGGCTAGAACATTCACATTTCTCGTGAAGTGTTAGTGGCTAGAGCTACAAATTTTTGTCTAAGTTTCATCGTCCCACCGATAGGTATTCGCTGCAGTCAGAGGACCAATGGGCACgcagtgttgttactttatctggtcgatcgcgtctcGTGAGCGTAGGGCGGATGTCTAGAATAttttaagtatattctaggcactattgtTCAGATCTGCAGGCTTTAATTGATGGCGCAAGCTGCAGGTGGCTGACGTGGCCTACATTTCTCGCCAAAATCAGCGCACCTGAAAATAATTCTGCGGCCGGCTGGGTCTTCTGGTGCAGCGTGGCGCGATTTCAGCAAATTTAACGGTGTTGGTGGAGCTCGGTGCAACAATCAGGAATTGTATcgaattggcgcagctgttgcaacaTTCCTTGATTACCAGATTTAAGGTGCTGCAACCGCCCACATTGCCCTGATTTTGTTTCAAATGTGAAAGAGATACTGGTGCTTGTCATGCCAGCTTACATTAAGCAGGACCCCAATGGGATGACGGCCGCAGATGGTGTTTCCATACTTCTTGAGGTACGCGGTGAACGCAGTTGGAGAAAGCCCCTCGATTATGCTCATCCCCTGGGAAAAAAATATGTGCACACAACAGGGTGAAAATACACAAACGATATGGTAGTGTACTTCCACAGATGAGCTTACATGTGGCACGTAACACAACATGCTCACTTTAAACAAACTGATATGAACACACTAATCTGCAATAAACACTAAACCATGACAGTGTCCCAGAGTCTAATGCAGGCACAATTTTTATAGTTTTAACAGGGGAAATGGCACATAATGTTTTTTATTTCTAGATTGATTTTGATGACATTTCTAGAGTTTGTATATATCAGTGTTCTAACCTCAAATACGCAACTATTTTCCAATATAATGTGCAGTTCTTGAAAAACGAAATATTTCATGTGTCTTTCGAGCAGCAAGACTCTTACAAAAACGAGAAAGTAGGAAAATAAATCAGCATATCGCAATAATCTGGAATCAAAACTGTGTTTAATGCAACAATTGCAGATACTCCAAATTCTCATAACAATAGGTATAATAAATATGTTGAACATTTGCGAGTCGAATCCCGGTTCGAAACTGACTCACTTTCGAATGTAGCCTACGTGCATGGGAGTTCGGTGCACACTTAGTTTTCAAAACTAGAAGGAAGCAGGCCCCAAGGTtctcgcacacacacaaaaaaaaaacctaacacTTTTGTATATACCGACATAAAATAAaactaacatcatcatcatcattgtcaagGAGCCCTCCTTCAGGGCCAACTTCTAATGCATCACCCTCCATGTTGCCCACTGTATTCTAAATTCTTTATTTCTAGAATGACCTCTTCACAAATATCACGAATTGAATGGCTGCCCATGTCTTGACCAACCTCTGACCAGCTAAACTAACAAAAAACTTCATTTAATATTTTTAAATATgcgtacactcaaacctcgacaTAACATACCCAGATATAATAAAATACTTGTTGTAATAAAGTAAATGACAAATAGTCTTGCAAAACATGTAGTGTTAGTAACAAACCTTTATGATGAATTTTCAGATATAagaaatttattttttttgtaagatgcaactttgttataaagaGGTTCATTTCATGAATTGAAATGCCTAAATTTTTTGTTAGTAAGCCATTATTGAAATACGGCTGTGAGCACCCACCTGCTTGTCCAGCTTTTCAATGGACTGATGGATGTTGCCCCAGGACTTGTCGTAGAACTGATAGTGAAACCTAGCCCCTGAAAGTTATATGAGAAAAAATTTAAGAACAATAAAGCAGCAGAAACAATGTGGAACAGACTACTCATATCTGTAAAGCTTGTACTTTACTAATAGCATACACAGTGCAACAACACAACTGGCATTACGCTGCAAAAAACTACTACTTTTATAGCAGCTTGAAAAGTGAAAAAACACCCGTCTGATAAAAAATGCCAACATAATAAAATTAGACATATTCTAGGTAAAATAATTAGGAACTGTTATATTCTCATGTGCTGAACAACGTCAACCTCACTTCACCAAGTGGCAACCCAAACTTCTGAAGAAAAACTGTTTGGATGCAATAAAGTGCTGGAGGTAAGGTTTTATGCCTTCTGAATATCATTCCACACTGCCTATTTGGTCATGATAATTCCTAAGAGCAATTCCTGGCTAAGTTGCCGTGTATCGTTCCTTTCAGCAAGTAGTAGCAGGTCGGAGCATGTGTGTACTCTAGCTCAGCCCAACGATTCTTCTCTTCGGGGATAAAGGCTTTGTCTCTCACACTGTTTCTTGATGAACCGCAGAGCACAACTCTATGCTTTTACATTTCCGCACCTGTGTTTAAGCCTTTGAGACATTATATGTACACAGTTGTATGCACCACTTGTTATAGCCATTTGTATCAATTAGGGTTAACAAAGAGCGAGATATATCGAGCTTTAGATGAATTGAACCTCCCGCATACTACATTTTTCTCTATCTAACTTCATTTTGCTGTGTTCTGTAGCATATGATCACTTTTCAGAAGGCACGTTCAATGAGTCGTTCAACATGCCACATCCTGCTAGCCATGACGGAAGCATGATTTTGCTTCCTCAAAATGGGCATTACCAAAAATGAACTTGCGCTTTATTTTTGGCCTGATACTTCACTTTATTTATGCCAAACAGAGCTTAAATGACTTCAGGATAAACTAATATTTATTTACAGTTTAATCAAAATTAGTAGCTATAACATGGATGAGTTAACATATTAAGACATTATTTTTGCTGCAAAAAAATGATGAATCGTTCTTGAAAGGTTCAACATCACTTGGTGCTCTTCTCCAAAATAATGAATGCCTTGAAATAAGGTCGTATGGATTCGACACATTTATCGACAGTTCCTCGCAGGTGGAGTCTGAAAGGGTTAACGTATGTCAGGTGGAGTACACCATTCCAAATATTTCACGCAAAACAGAGCCCTGTTTCAAAGACCGGTTGAGCAGATGATAACTGACCCCAGTGGCAGAAGTCTGAGGATATGACGAAAAGGTTGTCTGCGTCAGCAAGGTACTTGCTCAGCAGTCGGCCGTAGAAAGCCTCATTCTCAGGACTCAGTGATCCCACAATGATGGGCACGATGGTGAACTCCTGGCTAGTTTCATATGAAAAAGAAAGTACAAACAACGGAAACATTCAACATGACAGCAAAACAACCAACATCATCAGCATCATTAACCAcagccaaaaaaagaaaacgttaaaAACAAAGGCACATCAAATTAAAGATACCTTCATTACTTGCACCTTACACTGTATAAGCTCATTACTTTGAGCTTGAAGGAGACTATGAAAATGTTCCAATGAAGCAGAGTTCGAATTAGAAGGCAAGTGCTAGAATGAACGAACATCGCGCCACACTGCGTGAGCTGAGCCCAAAGAGGCCATCCCCGGCTACATTATTGTGAATTAGGGAACACTACATGTTTATGGTAGGTGATTTTGTGAATTAAGTTCATGGTGCTATAACAACAAACAGAATTAATCGAAAAGAAAGTGATGTGCCAGAAGCATGCAGAGAATCACATCTATGTAGGCAGTGAGCCTtaatgacaaaatatacgacacTAGTTATGCTCCAAAGTATGTTCATTCAATTAGAAGAGTTAACTGAATTAAAAGTAAAACtaatcagtaatttgcatttGCCTGCACTTCTTCTGTCGCAACTCCACGAGCGTCGTTTGCTGCTTGCCCTAGAACTTCAAAACTTCACTGGAGCGTCCAAATTCTTGCTACCACAGTGACGCCATcgttcgttctcggggctaacAGCCGGAGAGCACCGCCCGACCCCGCCGCAcgcccgatccaggcggccgtgcagAGGGCATCTCCTTCTAAATGTAATTCAACTAGGCCAGCCGCCGGTCCCATTGAAGAAATGCTGCTGTTTTGTTGTCACTTCTAGTAAATTTGATTTAATGTGGTTTCGGAATGCATTGTGATGACTCTGGGTTGACTTTTGCAAGGAGTGATGAAAGGCAGGGGCTCCCAATTCGAATTTGTGGATACTGACACCTGCGAATTATCGGTTGTTTCCTTCATAGAGCTGGGCCGAGACTAGGGCGTCACTTCAAATTAATGAGCTTTTGCTGTATTTGCTCAAGTTACACTAAAGTAAAAGAATGAACTTGTTCAGATCGATAATGTGTACTCTGAAAACTCCATAGCAAATTTTACCATCATAAGTTTAATAATAGAGGAGGAAATCAAGTGCGACGtttcatttttaatttttctAAGGGTGCCATGAGAAATGACGATAAAATAGCAATGATCTGTCGTTTGCGATGGTGTGTTAAATATGTCAACTATGGTTCTGttacgtggctgtataggggcctaaaATTCCACACCCCAAGGTGGGTCAAACATATAAGTATTTAAAAATCATGAATGCACCTGCCCTGACCTCTTCAACATGCATTAAATGTATGTTGCATTGATTATGTcagacaatgaaaaaaaagttttacaCAAACTCGCATGCAAGTTGCGGCATAGTGTGTAAGCAATATGTGTTTACTTCCTCAGGTTTATATCTTTCCTACTTTGCATTAATTTCTTTTCTCCTATATATTTGGACCTTTTTGTAAATCTTTTAGTTTAGTTATTTTTGATGACTTGCTTTGTAATAAAGCCATGTTAGGCCCTCAATATCACTCTCTCTTAGAAGAGGCCACATTTCCTGCGACAGATTTTTCAGACAGACTGCCATATCTCTAAGATCACTAGcaaggttcctttttttttgatcATCATGAATTCTATACTTAAAAATTCAATTAAAAAGAAAGTATACAGCAGACAAAGCCACCATAAGAAATCTATACTGTAGTTCTAATAGAGTTGTCACATCCAGGAAAGCAAGAGATGCAGTGGGATGACAGTCGGTCTTAGTGTACTCACTTTTCCATGACCTTCGCTATGTACGGCAGGTGCATTTCTAGACTGTGCTCATTCTCATCAACATGAATCGATACCTCTTCAAATGCACCTGTCTCGTAAAGTTCTTCATAAACtgcaaacacaaacacacgccAATTACAGGTTAATCAAATAGCATTGAAATTCACAATCAGCACACTGATGCAAAAACCTCTGTACCACTGCTCACGAAGCCCTAATTTACCGACAAAACAATTAGTGTGAGCTTTTTCAAAGAGACAATGCCAAGGTCAAGGAGCAGTGCTTTCAACGAGTCAAATGGGGTCTGTGATGTGCATGTCTCCCTCCCATGCCCCCTTGCACTGTTCGCCATTCAGTTCACCCATCCAACTCAGGATTCCAAATGAAACCATAAAATCACGCGAACACTATCCGAATGTACGCACCTTCATGATTTATGGTGAGATCATATAATGGTGTTCTGTAGGTTTTGGCTGGGGAAAGACCACATCCTCCGATTCGAGCATGATGGGAAGGTCCCAGGATGAAGACACGTCGCCTGAAAGTTACACACGTTGACCTTCAGCACAAAGCAAGGCCTACATATCACTATCAGGTGCGGATAATGATGCTTAAGATCACATACCGTAATTCTAAGGCTCTCAATATTACATTACAAAAAATGAAGTCATTTTTAGTGTATGTTTCTGTAATTAATTGTAATTAGTAGAGGCCAGATTTATAGGCACTAAAGAAGCGAGTTTAATGCACCAAAAATAAGTGAGGAAAATAGTTTTGGCACCCAAAATagtaaatataggcacaataaccTTTGAGAAAATTTAAACTTTCAAAGAAATACGTGTGGTTTGTGTCTATGACAGGAAAGCAAACAgaaatgttttatttatttatcgaacAAAGGCGCCAATTATATAGCAtagccatgcaatttttttttttcaagccgaGTTTGCAGAATAAGTCAAGCACGGTGAGTTAAGTATCCCTCGTCGAACAAACACGCtcctgtgacatttttttttttttttttcagaaatgcta
This region includes:
- the LOC119163964 gene encoding protein MEMO1 isoform X1, with translation MSSQRLVRKASHAGSWYTDSARELRYQLENWLSAVGPPTFGPARAIIAPHAGYQYCGACAAHAYKQVDPTAVRRVFILGPSHHARIGGCGLSPAKTYRTPLYDLTINHEVYEELYETGAFEEVSIHVDENEHSLEMHLPYIAKVMENQEFTIVPIIVGSLSPENEAFYGRLLSKYLADADNLFVISSDFCHWGARFHYQFYDKSWGNIHQSIEKLDKQGMSIIEGLSPTAFTAYLKKYGNTICGRHPIGVLLNAVDTLQNSGNGHRMALKFLKYAQSSQCMSMSDSSVSYASAALRLD
- the LOC119163964 gene encoding protein MEMO1 isoform X2 — translated: MASRRVVSSIRGARTRLILARELRYQLENWLSAVGPPTFGPARAIIAPHAGYQYCGACAAHAYKQVDPTAVRRVFILGPSHHARIGGCGLSPAKTYRTPLYDLTINHEVYEELYETGAFEEVSIHVDENEHSLEMHLPYIAKVMENQEFTIVPIIVGSLSPENEAFYGRLLSKYLADADNLFVISSDFCHWGARFHYQFYDKSWGNIHQSIEKLDKQGMSIIEGLSPTAFTAYLKKYGNTICGRHPIGVLLNAVDTLQNSGNGHRMALKFLKYAQSSQCMSMSDSSVSYASAALRLD